The proteins below come from a single Takifugu flavidus isolate HTHZ2018 chromosome 6, ASM371156v2, whole genome shotgun sequence genomic window:
- the LOC130527865 gene encoding nucleosome-remodeling factor subunit BPTF-like isoform X1 — protein sequence MRGRRGRPPKQAAVMREGSPGPVRGFRGGRSRGMRGRGRGRGRGRGRGRSGGIYSSGSAELDAEISGRENFHSSRGSKKVASATTAPGAGSRGRGRGRGSRGGRGGRGGVRRPQTKVVYDDNSDEEDDNLSYRSEEDELLDDSPSDLEEEALGNDSDYVEELPDDDDGGGGDDGSYCTESSFRSHSTLGSTPGRRKSRAARPRSPILEAKDIPPLELPKSSEDLVIPTSHLLNASAVYEVLRNFGSVLRLSPFRFEDFCAALASQEQCTLLAETHISLLKAILREEDTSNTTFGPADVKDSVNSTLYFVDGMTWPEVLRAYCESDPEYRHILPFQEEEEYPFEPLESKIKVLQFLVDQFLATNIAREELMSEGVVAYDDHCRVCHRLGDLLCCETCSAVYHLECVKPPLQEVPEDEWQCEVCVAHKVPGVADCIPEVQRTRPFLRQLPVGYDRHHRKYWFLNRRIVVEDDGEEGDKTIWYYSTKVQLAEVIDCLDKEYWEADLYLALEEIRDEVHAHMDINEDLTNKTRGNNKSFLTAANEEILERFRAKKEEELQEVKRRAAEEAHKALLEKERKEGDVEKEDVDPKLNDEGQPEGKFEALAKEEEDSKDAGTEEINNGVKTEVVTVQEGDGDSSLKDGPILQTASASTQSTPVAVSCSSATEAPKPPTSTVEPLIEGYSHMEVSDITEDSPSLDAVSVSGEGSHSLTQPCHTSEENSNSSAGSSVPPRGPEPPDLADKSSQSSLACFDDTGENKDSSNGEGANQGGKKSSATRMVTRLRNPESKLSQLKNQQVAAAVHEANKGFKEGKEVLVVNAQGDITRVSTRNGKDVVMKGTISQYFKLGQEGKYRVYVNQYTTNTVALNKHQHREDHDKRRHLSHKFCMTAAGEFKWNGSINGSKVLTISTLRLTIIQLENNVPAPLMHPNWASHRTNWIKAVQMCSKAREFALALAILECAIKPVAMLPLWKDSLGHTRLNRMTSMEREEKEKVKKREKKLEDEETLQQATWVKYTFPIKHQVWKQKGEEYRVTGYGGWSWISKTYVPRFEPRLPGNTNANYRKELEDAKLGKKCTLLDLSHRPSVPQPESQGVAVLSCITKGQDPSSPPKSPLDPLPSADSESCEMVEEEMKKGEAEKGKSEESPAEDSPVKMDLDPPDSVSNENKNEETFVKEESTEDPAQPFNHDVVDVSLGFVTRIPFKKRVKPSKLDSLLERRVKQHSIEERQRQQISGPKPQTLTPSSPTTSALNTPAQTLSPIRPHHVAQTHLAPDKTVKVEKPSTAETPGSLEVGAQQVPSPVLGSTPNDGCSTCTGDDSLSSQNQVISLQDLKGDLMERTTMPTQAILESSGQESVKHSKEEGIHSSMENETKTDEHNINSDIARTGSLIFDQKCSQNTAPPKPNQQSAEAFRSLHSGKEKNGMGLAENNENMQDVNRDITAGDGTLKSVSPLPQVNGNDGSGSDGVLSSSVMSTNNGTLTNSTQPRTNSFGKVGEEGLGPLLKDNLQQKPLVNGDLATQVNKEGGANGPNQTSKPEMDCERTILDQDYNPPLKMSRVDNNVSALQDDAHCSQRRSSTSPFQSEENNATPVCKIIRMAPSPIPSAEESSLSNDFSEVFSQTRTTDPLTTIITQVATSSITTTTTVVSTKTKVMPSKTSEDFFTPVASTSESSAVSTFSTMTKTTVTKICSSGLDSHSEDSQSETVTQDHKMSVTSTLSPSGKVSVSSVTVSHEEYSSTKGRVRLLRFSRTKKTRSDTALPSYCKFVTKSNRKSIFVLPHDDLKVLGRRGGFRDVPIFSYNAKPAWDIWPYPSPRPTFGLTWRYRLQTAKSLAGVSLMLRLLWACLRWDDMAVKPSAGSGTTRTALSPLITTETSETEITTTEIIKRRDVGPYGIRSEYCIRKIICPLGVPETPKETHTPQRKGLRSSALRPKKQEPAKQTGPVVIETWVPEEELDLWEIRAFSERVEKEKAQAAEQAKKRLEQKSDITATPTSATPAATPKVIVGSISGQGTPATKVVLSTKMGTPITFQQNKNFQQSFATWVKQGQSTQAGSETTMTSSSGQTFQITGTSVGGKVVTTKLSVPANSKIVTVNVPTSQGVVLSRLIMPLPPAGVVQQKVLGIIPSSAAGGSQTYTALQPRTNVLNIRASTPGSQQQVLAGGQIRPGMTVIRTPIQQTGAMGKAVIQTPLVMQQGQGGQQVVTQIIRGQAVSTAIAGTGPVATVSGQGAASPTATGQTQAGTPRAQGQGQVKLTLAQLGQLIQKQQVCSGVDQQTSVPGSQQTLTVMVQGQGQTSGQLQVIPQGVTVIPGPGQQLMQAALPSGQMQRFLFTPMASAATPTPSTVTPATTVPGQADSASIKSPALPTQQAVTPVQAGTTTLATTVAPTSASPQSQLPHQTQAHMPTQSPTSLQVKTQGGTAQLKLQQSPQIISMSGLQQQVQVLAQLQTQQGGGALPQHIKLQLPIQIQQTGSSSAQGGQMGNIVTIQAASVQEQLQRIQQLREQQQQKKKQAAEAKREQALNAASQNDIIQKQVVMKQNAAIEHLKQKKTMTPAEREENQRMIVCNQVMKFILDRIDKDERQAAKRRKKEEVVEAKRRLANASKLSSLLYRHKESLKMEILKKRALLDKELQLEAQEELKRDLLQMRQEKERAQAAAAARTQLQHAHSNSSQHHYTTVTSAHKRKREEGREIPTSTKSKKKKMISTTSTKESKKDTKLYCICKTPYDETKFYIGCDLCTNWYHGECVGITEKKAKKMDDYICVECKRGQQSSTEELYCICQTPYDESQFYIGCDRCQNWYHGRCVGILQSEANHIDEYVCPQCQSTEDAMTVFAPLTDKDYEGLRRTLRSLQAHKMAWPFLEPVDTNDAPDYYRVIKEPMDLSTMEDRLQRREYVKLTEFVADMTKIFDNCRYYNPSDSPFYQCAEVLENFFVQKLKCFKASRSHNNKLQSGTS from the exons atgagggggagaagaggaaggccGCCCAAACAAGCAGCCGTGATGCGAGAAGGTTCACCCGGACCAGTCCGTGGCTTTCGGGGCGGCAGGAGCAGAGGGATGCGTGGAcgaggaagaggcagagggcGGGGACGGGGACGTGGAAGAAGCGGCGGAATTTACAGCAGCGGCTCTGCGGAGTTGGACGCAGAAATCTCCGGTCGTGAGAACTTTCATTCGTCCCGGGGCAGCAAGAAAGTTGCATCCGCCACCACTGCGCCTGGCGCGGGATCGcggggcagagggagagggagaggttCGAGAGGCGGCCGCGGCGGCAGAGGCGGAGTGAGGCGGCCACAGACTAAGGTCGTCTACGACGACAACAGCGACGAGGAGGATGATAATTTAAGCTACAGGTCAGAAGAGGATGAACTCCTGGACGACAGCCCGTCGGATCTTGAAGAAGAGGCCTTGGGAAACGATTCTGATTATGTGGAGGAACTaccagatgatgatgatggtggtggcggTGATGACGGCAGCTACTGTACCGAGAGTAGTTTCAGGAGCCACAGCACACTCGGTAGCACGCCAG GTAGGAGAAAAAGTCGAGCTGCACGACCCCGGTCTCCCATACTTGAGGCGAAAGACATTCCTCCCCTTGAGCTTCCCAAGTCTTCAGAGGACTTAGTAATCCCTACCTCACATCTCCTCAATGCATCGGCTGTCTATGAAGTCCTCCGCAACTTTGGCTCGGTCCTGCGGCTCTCTCCGTTCCGCTTTGAGGATTTCTGTGCAGCGCTGGCCAGTCAGGAACAGTGCACGCTCCTGGCAGAGACTCATATCTCGTTGCTTAAAGCTATTCTCAGAGAGGAGGACACTTCTAACACCACGTTTGGTCCTGCTGATGTGAAGGACTCTGTAAACTCCACTCTATATTTTGTGGACGGTATGACTTGGCCGGAGGTGTTGCGGGCATATTGTGAGAGTGACCCAGAGTACCGGCATATTCTGCCCttccaagaggaggaggagtaccCGTTTGAACCGTTAGAGAGCAAAATCAAAGTTCTCCAGTTTTTGGTGGACCAGTTTCTGGCAACCAACATTGCGCGTGAGGAGCTGATGTCAGAAGGCGTGGTTGCCTACGACGACCACTGCAGGGTATGTCACCGCCTGGGTGACCTGCTATGCTGTGAAACGTGTTCAGCCGTTTACCATCTGGAGTGCGTGAAGCCACCGTTGCAGGAGGTTCCCGAGGACGAATGGCAGTGTGAGGTGTGCGTGGCACACAAGGTACCTGGGGTGGCGGACTGCATCCCCGAAGTGCAGAGGACCAGACCATTTCTTCGACAGTTGCCTGTCGGATACGATCGACACCACCGTAAATACTGGTTTCTGAACCGCCGCATCGTTGT TGAGGACGATGGTGAGGAGGGGGACAAAACCATCTGGTACTACAGCACCAAG GTGCAGCTTGCTGAGGTCATTGATTGTTTGGATAAGGAGTATTGGGAGGCGGACTTGTACTTGGCCCTCGAGGAGATAAGGGATGAGGTGCACGCTCATATGGATATCAATGAGGACCTGACTAACAAGACTCGTGGAAACAACAAGTCTTTCCTCACTGCAGCTAACG AGGAGATCCTAGAACGGTTCCGAGCtaagaaggaagaggagctgcaggaggtgaagaggCGGGCTGCCGAGGAGGCCCACAAGGCtctgctggagaaggagaggaaggagggtgATGTGGAGAAGGAAGATGTAGATCCTAAGTTGAACGATGAGGGGCAGCCTGAGGGGAAGTTTGAAGCTCtcgcaaaggaggaggaggactcaAAAGATGCGGGCACAGAAGAGATCAATAATGGCGTCAAAACCGAAG TTGTTACTGTCCAAGAAGGCGATGGCGACAGTAGCCTCAAAGATGGACCTATACTTCAGACAGCCTCTGCTTCGACTCAAAGCACCCCAGTGGCTGTGAGCTGTAGCTCGGCCACTGAGGCTCCTAAGCCCCCGACCTCCACAGTAGAGCCACTGATAGAGGGATATTCTCATATGGAGGTCTCTGACATCACCGAAG ATTCCCCATCATTAGACGCTGTCTCTGTCAGTGGAGAGGGCAGCCACAGTCTGACCCAGCCCTGTCACACCAGTGAAGagaacagcaacagcagcgctgGATCATCGGTGCCACCCAGAGGTCCAGAACCTCCAGATCTTGCTGACAAGTCCTCACAGTCATCTTTAGCCTGCTTTGATGACACAG GCGAAAACAAGGATTCGTCTAATGGTGAGGGAGCAAATCAAGGCGGCAAGAAGTCCTCAGCAACTCGCATGGTGACCCGTCTGAGGAACCCAGAGAGCAAACTGAGCCAGCTTAAGAACCAACAGGTGGCTGCTGCTGTACATGAAGCCAACAAAGGCTTTAAGGAAGGCAAAGAG gtaCTCGTCGTTAATGCTCAAGGTGACATTACCCGTGTTAGCACGCGAAACGGCAAGGATGTTGTGATGAAGGGGACAATCAGCCAGTACTTCAAACTTGGCCAGGAGGGGAAGTACCGCGTCTACGTTAACCAGTACACCACAAATACTGTGGCTCTCAACAAACACCAGCACAGAGAG GACCATGACAAGAGGCGGCATCTTTCCCACAAGTTCTGCatgacagcagctggagaatTTAAGTGGAACGGGTCTATTAATGGCTCCAAGGTTCTGACCATCTCTACGCTGAGACTCACCATAATTCAGCTGGAGAACAACGTGCCAGCACCCCTCATGCACCCTAATTGGGCCTCACACAG GACCAATTGGATCAAAGCAGTTCAAATGTGCAGTAAGGCCAGAGAGTTTGCGTTGGCTTTGGCCATTCTGGAGTGTGCCATCAAACCCGTGGCGATGTTACCCCTCTGGAAGGACTCATTGGGCCATACCAG GTTAAACCGCATGACGTCAATGGAGcgtgaggagaaggagaaagtgaaaaagagggagaagaagctggaagaTGAGGAGACATTGCAGCAGGCTACCTGGGTCAAGTACACTTTTCCAATAAAACATCAG GTGTGGAAACAGAAAGGAGAGGAGTATCGCGTTACAGGCTACGGAGGCTGGAGTTGGATCAGTAAGACCTATGTGCCACGGTTTGAGCCCCGGCTTCCTGGCAACACCAATGCCAACTATCGCAAAGAACTAGAAG ATGCTAAACTCGGCAAGAAATGTACGCTGCTGGACTTGAGTCATCGGCCCAGTGTTCCCCAACCAGAATCTCAGGGAGTTGCTGTCCTAAGCTGTATAACAAAAGGCCAAGACCCCTCCAGCCCCCCTAAGTCTCCACTCGACCCCCTGccatctgcagattcagagTCTTGtgagatggtggaggaggaaatgaaaaaaggggaggctgaaaaaggaaaatcagaAGAATCGCCTGCAGAAGATTCACCTGTAAAGATGGACTTGGACCCACCGGACTCTGTCTcgaatgaaaataaaa ATGAAGAGACTTTCGTAAAGGAAGAGTCCACAGAGGACCCCGCACAACCTTTTAACCATGACGTAGTGGATGTCAGCCTTGGCTTTGTTACCCGTATTCCCTTCAAAAAGAGAGTCAAACCCTCCAAGCTGGACAGCCTGCTGGAGCGGCGGGTGAAGCAACATTCTAttgaagagagacagagacagcagatCTCTGGCCCCAAACCTCAGACTCTTACACCCTCATCTCCCACAACCTCAGCACTGAATACTCCAGCCCAGACACTATCGCCCATCAGGCCCCATCACGTTGCCCAGACACACCTTGCTCCTGACAAAACTGTGAAAGTGGAGAAACCTTCCACAGCAGAAACTCCAGGGTCACTAGAAGTTGGAGCTCAACAAGTTCCATCTCCCGTTCTAGGATCCACCCCCAACGACGGATGCAGTACCTGTACAGGTGATGATTCTTTATCGTCACAAAACCAAGTTATCTCTTTACAAGACTTAAAGGGAGACTTGATGGAAAGGACTACAATGCCAACACAAGCTATTTTAGAGAGTTCAGGGCAAGAGAGTGTCAAACACTCTAAAGAAGAAGGAATCCATAGTTCTATGGAAAATGAAACCAAGACAGATGAGCATAACATAAATTCGGACATTGCAAGGACAGGGTCCTTAATTTTTGACCAAAAATGTAGTCAAAACACAGCCCCACCTAAACCCAATCAGCAGAGTGCAGAAGCGTTTAGGTCTCTTCATTCAGGTAAAGAGAAAAATGGAATGGGGCTGGCGGAGAACAATGAAAATATGCAAGATGTCAACAGAGATATAACAGCAGGCGATGGCACACTCAAATCAGTTTCCCCTCTACCTCAGGTAAATGGTAATGATGGCTCGGGGAGTGATGGTGTTTTAAGCAGCTCTGTGATGAGCACAAATAATGGCACGCTAACAAATAGCACCCAGCCCAGAACAAACAGCTTTGGTAAAGTTGGTGAAGAAGGACTGGGGCCCTTACTAAAGGACAACCTGCAGCAAAAACCTCTAGTCAACGGAGACTTAGCCACCCAGGTAAACAAAGAAGGTGGTGCAAACGGACCAAACCAAACTTCTAAACCAGAGATGGACTGCGAGAGAACAATATTGGACCAGGATTATAACCCCCCGCTGAAGATGTCAAGAGTAGACAACAATGTCAGTGCACTTCAGGATGATGCTCATTGCAGTCAGCGGCGCAGCAGTACCTCGCCATTTCAGTCTGAGGAAAACAACGCCACCCCTGTGTGCAAAATCATACGGATGGCGCCCTCCCCTATCCCCTCAGCAGAGGAATCCAGCCTAAGCAATGACTTCTCAGAGGTGTTTAGCCAGACCAGGACGACAGACCCACTCACAACCATCATCACCCAGGTAGCCACATCCTCCATAACCACCACTACGACAGTGGtgtcaacaaaaacaaaagtcatGCCATCCAAAACCTCTGAGGACTTTTTTACACCCGTGGCGTCAACGTCAGAGAGCAGTGCAGTCTCCACCTTTTCCACTATGACCAAAACGACCGTGACAAAAATTTGCTCCTCTGGGCTTGACAGTCACTCAGAGGATAGTCAGAGCGAAACGGTGACACAAGACCACAAGATGTCTGTCACGTCAACGTTAAGCCCCAGTGGGAAAGTGTCAGTGTCCTCGGTTACTGTGAGCCATGAGGAGTATTCGTCAACAAAGGGACGCGTCCGCCTCCTCAGGTTCTCTCGCACCAAGAAGACACGCTCAGACACTGCCCTTCCTTCATACTGCAAGTTTGTCACAAAGAGCAACCGTAAAAGTATATTCGTACTACCGCACGATGACTTGAAGGTGCTGGGAAGACGAGGTGGTTTTCGCGACGTGCCCATATTTAGCTACAATGCTAAACCAGCCTGGGACATTTGGCCATATCCTTCACCCAGGCCCACATTTGGCCTCACATGGAG GTATCGCCTCCAGACAGCAAAGTCGCTAGCAGGCGTGAGCCTGATGCTGCGGCTCCTGTGGGCCTGTCTGAGATGGGATGATATGGCCGTCAAACCATCCGCTGGCAGTGGCACCACACGTACGG CCCTATCCCCACTCATTACTACAGAGACCTCGGAAACTGAAATCACCACCACTGAGATCATCAAGCGCCGGGACGTGGGGCCCTACGGAATTCGCTCGGAGTATTGCATCCGAAAGATCATCTGCCCGCTTGGAGTGCCTGAGACTCCCAAAG AGACCCACACCCCTCAGAGAAAAGGACTGCGTTCCAGTGCCTTGCGTCCAAAGAAGCAAGAACCCGCCAAGCAAACCGGCCCGGTGGTGATCGAGACATGGGtgcctgaggaggagctggacctgTGGGAGATCAGAGCCTTCTCAGAAAG ggtggagaaagaaaaggcccAGGCAGCTGAACAAGCAAAG AAACGCTTGGAGCAGAAATCGGACATCACAGCCACCCCCACCTCAGCCACACCTGCTGCTACACCCAAAGTCATTGTTGGCTCAATCTCAGGTCAGGGTACCCCAGCTACGAAGGTGGTATTGTCCACCAAGATGGGCACCCCCATCACATTCCAGCAGAACAAGAACTTCCAGCAGTCTTTCGCCACctgggttaaacagggtcaaaGCACACAAG CAGGCTCGGAGACCACCATGACATCATCTAGTGGGCAAACTTTCCAGATTACAGGAACATCGGTGGGTGGAAAAGTAGTGACCACCAAGCTCTCGGTGCCCGCCAACAGCAAGATCGTCACAGTCAACGTGCCAACTTCACAAGGAG TCGTGTTGTCCAGACTGATCATGCCTTTGCCGCCTGCAGGTGTGGTTCAGCAGAAGGTGTTGGGTATCATCCCATCCAGCGCGGCAGGTGGTTCCCAGACCTACACCGCATTGCAACCTCGCACTAACGTGCTCAACATCAGGGCCAGCACTCCTGGCTCCCAGCAACAG GTTCTGGCAGGCGGTCAGATCCGTCCAGGAATGACTGTCATTCGGACACCAATCCAGCAAACGGGGGCGATGGGAAAGGCCGTGATTCAAACTCCCCTTGTAATGCAGCAAG GCCAGGGAGGACAACAAGTGGTGACGCAGATCATTCGCGGCCAGGCCGTTTCAACAGCGATTGCTGGCACCGGCCCTGTTGCCACCGTAAGTGGCCAGGGTGCAGCCAGCCCCACTGCTacaggacaaacacaagcagGCACCCCACGAGCACAGGGCCAGGGGCAAGTCAAACTTACCCTGGCGCAGCTTGGCCAGCTCATTCAG aagcagcaggtctGCTCAGGTGTGGATCAGCAGACCAGTGTCCCTGGTAGTCAACAGACCCTGACTGTGATGGTTCAAGGCCAGGGACAGACATCTGGACAGCTGCAGGTCATCCCTCAAGGGGTAACTGTCATCCCGGGACCCGGACAGCAGCTAATGCAAGCAGCACTTCCCAGTGGCCAGATGCAGCGCTTTCTCTTTACGCCCATGGCCTCCGCAGCCACTCCGACACCAAGCACAG tcacTCCAGCCACCACAGTTCCTGGCCAGGCTGACTCTGCCTCCATCAAGAGTCCAGCTCTACCCACCCAGCAGGCTGTTACTCCGGTTCAGGCAGGGACGACAACATTGGCCACCACTGTCGCGCCCACGTCAGCCAGTCCACAGAGCCAGTTGCCCCACCAAACGCAAGCTCACATGCCCACCCAGTCacccacatcgctccaggtgaAAACACAGGGGGGAACCGCGCAGCTGAAGCTACAGCAATCTCCGCAGATCATCAGCATGTcggggctccagcagcaggtgcag GTGTTGGCTCAGCTGCAGACCCAGCAGGGTGGAGGCGCCCTGCCACAGCACATCAAACTGCAGCTTCCTATTCAGATACAACAGACTGGGTCATCCTCAGCTCAGGGCGGACAG ATGGGCAACATAGTGACCATCCAGGCTGCTTCTGTTCAGGAGCAGCTGCAAAGgatccagcagctcagagaacagcaacaacagaagaagaaacaagcTGCAGAGGCCAAGAGAGAGCAAGCCCTCAATGCAGCCAGCCAGAACGATATCATTCAGAAACAA GTGGTAATGAAACAAAATGCTGCGATTGAGCACCTGAAGCAGAAGAAGACCATGACGCCGGCCGAGAGAGAAGAGAATCAAAG GATGATTGTGTGCAACCAGGTAATGAAGTTTATCCTCGACCGGATAGACAAGGATGAGAGGCAGGCAGCCAAGAGGCGGAAGAAggaagaggtggtggaggcCAAGAGGAGGTTGGCAAATGCCAGCAAGCTCTCCTCACTGCTGTACCGGCACAAAGAGAGCCTCAAGATGGAGATCCTGAAGAAGCGGGCTCTTCTCGACAAGGAGCTGCAGTTGGAGGCCCAG GAGGAACTAAAAAGGGATTTGCTGCAAATGCgtcaggagaaggagagggctcaggccgccgccgccgctcgcaCTCAGCTGCAGCACGCGCACAGCAACAGTTCTCAGCATCACTACACAACTGTTACCTCAGCGCACAAGCGAAAacgggaggaggggagggagatcCCAACGTCAACAAagtccaagaagaagaagatgatctCAACAACCAGTACAAAGGAGAGCAAGAAAGACACCAAGCTGTACTGCATCTGCAAGACGCCCTATGATGAGACCAA GTTCTACATTGGCTGTGACTTGTGTACCAACTGGTATCACGGAGAGTGTGTCGGCATCACAGAAAAGAAGGCAAAGAAGATGGACGACTACATCTGCGTGGAGTGCAAACGTGGTCAGCAAAGCAGCACTGAAGAGCTCTATTGCATCTGTCAGACTCCGTACGATGAGTCCCA GTTCTACATCGGCTGTGACCGGTGCCAGAATTGGTACCACGGCCGGTGCGTGGGCATTCTGCAAAGCGAGGCCAACCACATCGATGAATACGTGTGTCCACAGTGTCAGTCCACGGAGGACGCCATGACCGTTTTCGCACCACTCACTGACAAGGATTACGAGGGCCTACGGAGAACTTTACGTTCCTTACAG GCACACAAAATGGCGTGGCCTTTCCTCGAGCCAGTGGACACGAATGACGCCCCCGACTACTACAGAGTTATCAAGGAACCAATGG ACCTTTCTACCATGGAGGACAGGCTACAGAGGCGCGAGTACGTCAAGCTGACTGAGTTTGTAGCAGACATGACCAAAATCTTCGACAACTGCCGCTACTACAACCCCAGCGACTCACCCTTCTACCAGTGTGCCGAAGTTCTGGAGAACTTCTTCGTCCAGAAGCTCAAATGCTTTAAAGCCAGCAG GTCTCATAACAACAAACTACAATCAGGAACCTCTTAG